The sequence GTTTTTTGCATATTCAGAAACAAACATATTGTTGCCGCATGCGCAATTGCCAACTGCAATAACAAGGTAGGGTTTTGGAATAGCAACTAAAGTGTCCAGAAATGGTTTTTCCATATTTCTTACTATCGATCCAGTAAACAATATTACATCGGCATGCTTTGGAGACGCCACAAAACTAATGCCATATTGATCGATATCATAAAATGAATTTGAGGTAGCATTAACTTCAAAAAGGCAGGCATTGCACTCTCCTGTATCCACATATCTTATATGAACAGAGTCTTTGAATTGTTTTCTAAACATTTCAATATTTTTAGAATTTTCATTTATGATTATAGGTCTCTCAATAAGTTCGATAGCTTTAAATTTACAAATATCAAAGCATAGTCTACAGTTAGTGCACTTTATATAATTTATTTTTTTATCTTTATCTATGGCATGAGATGGACATCTTTCAATGCACAAATTACAATTGTTTGGACACAAAGAAGCATCTATAGATGGGAAATCTTTAAATGATTCAGATAATTCATCAATAGAACTTGTAATTACTTTTGTTCTTAACAGACGATTTAAAACTTTAAACAAAATATCCTCCTACCTGTCACAAGATGAGTAGCATAACTCAAAACTCTTATTTATTAGCGGAAAATCTGGAATAATATTCCCTGGAATACATATTGGCAAGACCATCCAATTCCTGTGAGAAGCAGAGCGAATGTGAATTCTAAAAATTTTACCAAAATCATCAAGCATAACCCAATGCAAAGCTGTACCTCTTGGGGTTTCTACAAACCCTATGCCCGTATTGATTCTAATATTTTCAGGTAGATCTGTAAAAAAGGCTTTATTATCTAATTTTTTAATAAATTCATAACACTGTTTTATTATCTTAAAAGACTCAATAGATTCTTCGAATCTCTGTACAAACCTACAGAAAACATCTCCTTCAGTTTGAAAGGGAATATTGAATTCTAAATCTGAATAAACGGAATATCCAATATCCTTTCTGGTATCAAAATTAATGCCAGAAGCTCTTAAGGCTATTCCTGTAGCTCCCATTTCTGAAGCTATATTCTTAGGCAGCACTCCAGTAGTAACAAACCTATCTAACAAGAGCTCATAATCCTTTATAGATTCGAAAAGCTCTATTAACTCGTGCTCAATAGAATTCAATTTGACAAACATTTCATCATCAAAGAGTATTTTCCTATTCAAACCACCAGGGCATATTATCCCACGAAGATATCTGTGTCCAAAATATTTAAAGTTTAATTGTTGAAGTCTTTCTTTTAAGATAGCTCCCCTGCTTACTGCTAAATGAAAGCCTACTCCAGCACATATATTGCCAATATCTCCGATATGATTGTATAGCCTTTCAAGTTCGAGAATTATTATCCTGGAAAATTCAGAGTATCTAGGTGTCTGTAAATCGTAAATATTTTCTATAGCCTTTGAAAAAGCATAAGCATGAGATGCAGAGCTTACACCACACAGCCTCTCAATGTGGAAAAGCGCGTCATTTATGCTTAAGCCCTCCAATCTCTTTTCTATACCCCTATGAGTAAAGAAGAGCTGAGCCTGTAAATTTATCATGTCTTCTCCAAAAACAAAAAATCTAAAATGGCCAGGTTCAATTATCCCAGCATGAATTGGACCAACGGGAACTTGAAAAATACCTTCACCTTTTACAGGGATAAAATTAAAATCTTTAGCAATTCCACGATTAACTTTTTTATCTATAAAATCCTTTCTCATTAAAAATATACCTTTAGGCCAATCAGGAAAATTTACAATAGGCCTTAAGTCAGGATGATCAATAGGTTTTATTCCAAATGTGTCAAATATTTCTCTTTCAAGCCAGTTAGCTGATGGAAAATATCTGGAAATAGATTCATAAAAAGGTTTATCTGGATTAACAAAAAATGATAATTCTACAATATCGCCATTTTTCAATAAAAAAATAGCATATACCTTAAAATTATTACTAATAGCTCTCTCGTCATTTGCAAAAATCGTTAAAAGTTGAGCACCAGAACTTCTTAAACTAATAATTTCATTGTCTAAATTTTCTTTTTTAGTCGTAACCAATATATAATTCATAATTTCAAATACCTCTCATAAAATATTCAACAATTTTTGAAATAATATTTATAGAAGGTGTAAGGAAACAGCCAGTAATTATTAGAATAACAATAGGAATAGAAAGAAAAATATGTTGCAAGCCAATACGCTCTTTAAACTTAAAATCTGGTCTTTGATTGCTAAAATACATTTTACCTAAATAATACATAAACGCAGCAAATACGGTAGCTATTAAAGTAAGATAGACTATACCTGGAAAAAAACCAAATTTTTGAAAAATAGCGTACGCGATGTACGTTTCACTTAAAAAAAGTCCAAATGGAGGAGAGCCAGCAATAGCTAACAATACACACAAAAATATTATTGAAGTAATCGGCTTTGTTTGACCGATCCCTTTTAATCTTGCAATGTTATTGCTCCCATATCTTTTAACAATAGAGCCTGTACTTAAAAAAAGCGTTGACTTTCCGATAGAGTGATTGAACATATGAAGCATCGCGCCAAGCACTCCAAAAAAATTGCCTAAACCAAAACCTATAAGAATTATGCCCATATGTTCCACACTCGAATATGCAAAAAGTCTTTTTATGTCACGTTGAGTCAAAATAAAAGGTACTGAAAATATCATTGAAAGAGCGCCAAAACCTACTAGCAAATTGCTGGAAAAATTACTGCCAACCGCTGAGGAAAGCAATAAATGATGCCTTAAGATTGCATACACAGCACAGTTAAGTAAAACACCTGAAAGAAGAGCGCTTATTGGAGCTGGAGATTGTCCGTGTGCATCTGGAAGCCATGTGTGCATTGGAAAAATTCCAGCTTTTGTTCCATATCCAACTATAATAAATATAAATGAGATTTTCATCAAATTTGGATCCAGATTTTTCCCATATGATATAAGTTTGAACCAGTTAAGCGTTTCGACACCATTAAATAGTGAAATTTGTTCTGCTTGATATATTAAAATCAAACCAACAAGCGCAAATGCAATTCCAACTGTACAAAGAATGATATATTTCCATGCTGCCTCAAGAGATGCTCTTTTTCTATAAAAGCCAACTAGCAATGCAGATATAACAGTAGTTGCTTCGATGGATACCCATATCAAGCCGAGATTTTGACAAAGAACTGATAAATACATTGTACATACAAATAATAAAAGTAATATATAAAATGGCTTAATATAACTTTTTTTCATTTCATTTATTTCGATATCTCTATTTACATAGCCAATAGATGAAATTGAGCATATAAGGCTGACTATTGCTATTACCAGAACAAATGGGACTGAAAGAAGATCAACAGCAAATATATTTGATAAAAATAATATTTTACCTGATGATAAAACATAAAAACATGATATGAATGCCAACAAACTCGCTAAAATAATTGCACAAGAGGTAATCCATTGAATTATTTTAGTTTGTTTTGGTAAAATACAGAAAAAAGAAAAAATTATTGGTATTAAAACTATAAATAAGAGTATCACGATTAGCCCTTCAATTCAGTAAGATTTTCAGTATCTGTCGACTCGAAAAGACCATGAATATAATTGGTCATAATTCCCATAACGAGAACTCCAACAAGCAAATCAAAAAATGTTCCAAATTCGAAAATCAGAGGCATTCCATTTGTAAGAGAGACAGAATATAAAAATATCCCATTTTCCATAACGATTATTCCTATAATCTGACATAGAAGAGCACGATGACTTAGCATATAAAAACATCCGATCAAGATTGATGAAATTGCAAAAAAAGAATAGCCCGAACTTAAATGAGATGTGCTGAAGAAGCCTGAAGAGTTCAAAACTTGTGAAAATCCAATAAGAAATATCCCTATCAATAAAGAAAGACCTTGTGACATATTCATAGGGACGAGATCGTTTGATCTAAGTTTTTTGTTAACACGAAGAATTATAAATGGAAGAAAGACGACCTTTACAAAGAAGGTTAATATAGCAGCAATAGCTGAGTGAAAAAGATTGAAATCATTGCCCGAAGAAAACATCGGAATACCTATCATTAGAACACTTAAAGATAAAGACTGTAAAATTAGTAAATATACGCTTTTTGTCACATTTCTTGTTTGTAACATCCATAATGAAGTTATAAGAAAAATAAAACTTAAAAAGTCCAAAAATATACCTCCTAAAATTATTTTATAAAATATATTAAAATTGCAAGAACGCCCAGTATACCAGTAGCAAAGAAAAATCCAGGCAATTTGAAAAGTCGCATCTTGGGGACGATAGATTCAATAAATGCTATTAAAAAGACAATAAGAAGAAATAATAAAAACTTTACAAAGATGTCCAAAACAAGATTTTCTATATTAGGAGAGAAAATACTTACAAATAAAGCAATTAAAATAAATTGCTTTAACATAGATGCATAGTGAAAAATTCCCAAAAGAGGACCAGAATATTCAAGAATCATTCCTTCATGAACCATAGTAAGCTCTAAATGGGTATCAGGATTGTCTACTGGCAATCTTGAAGACTCTGCTATTACAATTATAAACATAGAAATGCTCAGCAAAATTCCAGGAATCGACCATCCAGATGAAAGCATGCTATTAAGGTTATACGAAAGAACACTTAACGAAAGAGCAAACAAGACTATAGAGAAAACTGGTTCAGAAAGAGCTGATATCATCATTTCTCTGCTAGAACCCATACCTCCAAAACTCGAACCTGATTCCATACCAGCCAATGCAATAAAAAATCTTGCAACTCCAAAACAATATATAAATGTAATAAGGTCATATCCCGAACTATTTTTAAAACCAAGAAAGGGGAACAAAACACAAGCGCTAAGATATGAAGCAAAGACAATAAAAGGAGCAAAAATCGATATTATCGATGAATTTTCAGAGATTGTCGATTCCTTTTTAAAGAATTTTAAAAGGTCTCTATATGGCTGAAATATAGTCGCCCCCTTCCTGGATTGGAAACGTGATTTTATCTTCTTAATAACTCCACTTACAAGAGGAGAAAAAACCAATGCGATAATGACTTGTATTATTGAAACTAAAACTAATGATGGATTTATCGATACCATAACAAAAGCACCACTAATGTAATAAATATATATGCAAGATAAAAATGCACATATCCGCTTTGAAGAAATCTCATTTTAATAGAAAAATTTAATATAAATTTTCTTATTGGGCTATATAAATAAGTAGTGAATGGAGGCTTTAAATCCTCAGAAAATAAGATATCCAATGGCTTAGAAGGATTAACTGTGATCTTTCTATTTGGTCTCAGGAAAAAAGAATACGTTCGTCTTATCGGTTGTGAAAAAGACGCTGCAGTATATTCCATTTTAGAGTTTAAGTTAATGCCGCATCCCCATGTGGGGACCTTTCTAATCTCAAATAGTCCAAAAATTTTACCAAAAATTATAGATAAACTAAAGAATATTCCAAAAATTATAAAAAATAAAAGATTTGTCGTTTGAAAATAGACAACATTAAAATTTGAATCTATTTGTAACACTATTTTAGAGATATAAAAAAGTATATTGGAAGCTAATAAACCAAGTAATATACAGCTAAAGGCAAGGATAGCTTCTGGTAGGATAATCATAAGATTTGGTTCCTTTGCATTCTTTGCCTCAGATGAGCGCGGCAAAGCCAAAAATGATACCGAAAAAGCCTTTACAAAACAAGCAGCAGCAAGTGCACCAGTTAAAATTAATGCTACAGGAGACAATATAGCAAAAAGCTTCCAGTAAGAATGCGCAAAGTAAGACAGGTTTAACATCGAAATATATATTTGATATTCGCTAGCAAACCCATTAAGGGGAGGGATAGCTGAAATAGCCAATGATCCAATCAAAAAAGATAAAGCAGTTTTAGGCATATTTTTTATCAATCCACCATAATGCTCCATATCTCTTGTGCCGATTATTTTACTAATAGAGCCTGCAGAAAGGAAAAGCAAGCTCTTAAAAACAGCATGGTTCAAAACATGAAACAAAGAAGCGCAGTAGGCAATAGCAGCAAAAGTGTATAGAGACATTGATGAGAAAATAACACCTAAACCTACTCCCATAAAAATTATTCCAATATTCTCAACGCTATGATATGCTAAAAGTTTTTTAATATCGTGTTCCATTAAAGCATAAAGAACGCCGATCAAAGACGATGCTATCCCAATGAAGAGTATAATACTCCCCCACCAGATGGGGCCAACACCCAGCATATCGATTACAAATCTAAAAATTCCATATATAGCAGTCTTGATCATAACAGAACTCATCATCGCAGATACATTGCTCGGTGCAGAAGGATGTGCCATTGGAAGCCAGATATGCAAAGGAACAATACCAGCTTTTGTTCCAAAGCCAATTAGGAAGCATAAGAAGATGATGGATTTAGAAAACATGCTCATATGCATAGCAGCAATCTTCATAGCATCAAAGTTTAATCCATTTGAAAATGTTCCCCAATACAAGAGCCCAGAGATAATAAAAACAGTTCCAAAATGAGTCATAAATATATAAAAAAATCCAGCTTTTCTAACATGCTGATGCCTGTAT comes from Thermodesulfobium acidiphilum and encodes:
- a CDS encoding proton-conducting transporter membrane subunit encodes the protein MIDLGFILFYLSVGFYILGAIVPLAFSKNKTLSLKIGSYFGLTASVLGFMSGVFIFLLPNPILFNLLVIAPNIELQFYFDKLSAFFLLILSTINFLIMIYSLEYMKSYLNDNIAKFSFFYNLFICSMSVLFLVSNSITFLIFWELMSIFSYFLVTFEYRHQHVRKAGFFYIFMTHFGTVFIISGLLYWGTFSNGLNFDAMKIAAMHMSMFSKSIIFLCFLIGFGTKAGIVPLHIWLPMAHPSAPSNVSAMMSSVMIKTAIYGIFRFVIDMLGVGPIWWGSIILFIGIASSLIGVLYALMEHDIKKLLAYHSVENIGIIFMGVGLGVIFSSMSLYTFAAIAYCASLFHVLNHAVFKSLLFLSAGSISKIIGTRDMEHYGGLIKNMPKTALSFLIGSLAISAIPPLNGFASEYQIYISMLNLSYFAHSYWKLFAILSPVALILTGALAAACFVKAFSVSFLALPRSSEAKNAKEPNLMIILPEAILAFSCILLGLLASNILFYISKIVLQIDSNFNVVYFQTTNLLFFIIFGIFFSLSIIFGKIFGLFEIRKVPTWGCGINLNSKMEYTAASFSQPIRRTYSFFLRPNRKITVNPSKPLDILFSEDLKPPFTTYLYSPIRKFILNFSIKMRFLQSGYVHFYLAYIFITLVVLLLWYR
- a CDS encoding hydrogenase 4 subunit F — its product is MILLFIVLIPIIFSFFCILPKQTKIIQWITSCAIILASLLAFISCFYVLSSGKILFLSNIFAVDLLSVPFVLVIAIVSLICSISSIGYVNRDIEINEMKKSYIKPFYILLLLFVCTMYLSVLCQNLGLIWVSIEATTVISALLVGFYRKRASLEAAWKYIILCTVGIAFALVGLILIYQAEQISLFNGVETLNWFKLISYGKNLDPNLMKISFIFIIVGYGTKAGIFPMHTWLPDAHGQSPAPISALLSGVLLNCAVYAILRHHLLLSSAVGSNFSSNLLVGFGALSMIFSVPFILTQRDIKRLFAYSSVEHMGIILIGFGLGNFFGVLGAMLHMFNHSIGKSTLFLSTGSIVKRYGSNNIARLKGIGQTKPITSIIFLCVLLAIAGSPPFGLFLSETYIAYAIFQKFGFFPGIVYLTLIATVFAAFMYYLGKMYFSNQRPDFKFKERIGLQHIFLSIPIVILIITGCFLTPSINIISKIVEYFMRGI
- a CDS encoding NADH-quinone oxidoreductase subunit C: MNYILVTTKKENLDNEIISLRSSGAQLLTIFANDERAISNNFKVYAIFLLKNGDIVELSFFVNPDKPFYESISRYFPSANWLEREIFDTFGIKPIDHPDLRPIVNFPDWPKGIFLMRKDFIDKKVNRGIAKDFNFIPVKGEGIFQVPVGPIHAGIIEPGHFRFFVFGEDMINLQAQLFFTHRGIEKRLEGLSINDALFHIERLCGVSSASHAYAFSKAIENIYDLQTPRYSEFSRIIILELERLYNHIGDIGNICAGVGFHLAVSRGAILKERLQQLNFKYFGHRYLRGIICPGGLNRKILFDDEMFVKLNSIEHELIELFESIKDYELLLDRFVTTGVLPKNIASEMGATGIALRASGINFDTRKDIGYSVYSDLEFNIPFQTEGDVFCRFVQRFEESIESFKIIKQCYEFIKKLDNKAFFTDLPENIRINTGIGFVETPRGTALHWVMLDDFGKIFRIHIRSASHRNWMVLPICIPGNIIPDFPLINKSFELCYSSCDR
- a CDS encoding 4Fe-4S ferredoxin — translated: MFKVLNRLLRTKVITSSIDELSESFKDFPSIDASLCPNNCNLCIERCPSHAIDKDKKINYIKCTNCRLCFDICKFKAIELIERPIIINENSKNIEMFRKQFKDSVHIRYVDTGECNACLFEVNATSNSFYDIDQYGISFVASPKHADVILFTGSIVRNMEKPFLDTLVAIPKPYLVIAVGNCACGNNMFVSEYAKNNLPDNDFIDVYIPGCPPNPLLIIKGILKALGRIK
- a CDS encoding respiratory chain complex I subunit 1 family protein — protein: MVSINPSLVLVSIIQVIIALVFSPLVSGVIKKIKSRFQSRKGATIFQPYRDLLKFFKKESTISENSSIISIFAPFIVFASYLSACVLFPFLGFKNSSGYDLITFIYCFGVARFFIALAGMESGSSFGGMGSSREMMISALSEPVFSIVLFALSLSVLSYNLNSMLSSGWSIPGILLSISMFIIVIAESSRLPVDNPDTHLELTMVHEGMILEYSGPLLGIFHYASMLKQFILIALFVSIFSPNIENLVLDIFVKFLLFLLIVFLIAFIESIVPKMRLFKLPGFFFATGILGVLAILIYFIK